A window from Candidatus Binatia bacterium encodes these proteins:
- a CDS encoding DUF3556 domain-containing protein: MATTPADMGALADQPPYPPERIVGAPFPERVRLACGNWAYASPNHPAVMALYWIKYFVGLIAGWALWCSFNENHPGFFAFADWAFTTDAFAKAMVWSTFWELAGFGCGWGPMNARFDPWFGGYRHFLRPGTIKLPLFRGAPLIGGDTRSWLDVALYALTQLVLLRALVAASVTSELLLPLVFLIPAMGILDKTLYLACRAEHYFVVLACMALAPSEAVWIAGAKLTWCFIWFWAAVSKLNRHFPTVVMVMMNNGPFFPKALKHRLFARYPDDLRPSWLATALAHFGTIVEFTIPVVLILGAESETARLVGLLMMTAFHGWIGINNPNGMPVEWNILMVYGGWFLFGFHPAVPLATLAQTPVLLGLLLLSLAVVPAVGNLWPSRVSFLLAMRYYAGNWAYNIWLIRKGAAKKLDKIKKSADLVYAQLAKLVPDPLQLEVAKTMMCVTRFMHFEGRPLLEALPAAVDDIEDYEWHEGEVLGGTVLGWNFGDGHLNGEQLLRAIRPICGFEEGEVRVVSIESQPLFGSTMHWRVLDPVRGVVAEGETRLADWLDAQPYPTGKYAAALLRGGRAIA; the protein is encoded by the coding sequence ATGGCGACGACTCCGGCCGACATGGGCGCGCTCGCGGACCAGCCACCGTATCCGCCGGAGCGGATCGTCGGGGCGCCGTTCCCCGAGCGCGTCCGCCTCGCGTGCGGGAACTGGGCGTACGCGAGCCCGAACCATCCGGCCGTGATGGCGCTCTACTGGATCAAGTACTTCGTCGGGCTGATCGCCGGCTGGGCGCTCTGGTGCAGCTTCAACGAGAACCATCCGGGGTTCTTCGCGTTCGCCGACTGGGCGTTCACCACCGACGCGTTCGCCAAGGCGATGGTGTGGTCGACGTTCTGGGAGCTCGCCGGCTTCGGCTGCGGCTGGGGGCCGATGAACGCGCGCTTCGACCCTTGGTTCGGCGGCTACCGGCACTTCCTGCGCCCGGGAACGATCAAGCTGCCGCTGTTCCGTGGCGCGCCGCTGATCGGCGGTGACACGCGGAGCTGGCTCGACGTCGCGCTCTACGCGCTGACCCAGCTCGTGCTGCTGCGCGCGCTCGTCGCCGCGAGTGTGACGTCGGAGCTCCTGCTGCCGCTCGTCTTCCTGATCCCGGCGATGGGGATCCTCGACAAGACGCTCTACCTCGCCTGTCGCGCCGAGCACTACTTCGTCGTGCTCGCGTGCATGGCGCTCGCGCCGTCGGAGGCGGTGTGGATCGCGGGCGCGAAGCTCACCTGGTGCTTCATCTGGTTCTGGGCCGCCGTCTCGAAGCTCAACCGTCACTTCCCGACGGTGGTCATGGTGATGATGAACAACGGGCCCTTCTTCCCGAAGGCGCTCAAGCACCGGCTGTTCGCGCGCTACCCCGACGACCTGCGGCCGTCGTGGCTCGCGACCGCCCTCGCGCACTTCGGGACGATCGTCGAGTTCACCATCCCCGTGGTCTTGATCCTCGGCGCCGAGAGCGAGACGGCGAGGCTCGTCGGGCTCTTGATGATGACCGCGTTCCACGGCTGGATCGGCATCAACAACCCGAACGGCATGCCGGTCGAGTGGAACATCCTGATGGTCTACGGCGGCTGGTTCCTGTTCGGGTTCCACCCCGCGGTGCCGCTCGCGACGCTCGCGCAGACGCCCGTCCTGCTCGGGCTGCTGCTGCTCTCGCTCGCCGTGGTTCCCGCCGTCGGCAACCTGTGGCCGTCGCGCGTCTCGTTCCTGCTCGCGATGCGCTACTACGCGGGCAACTGGGCCTACAACATCTGGCTCATCCGCAAGGGCGCCGCGAAGAAGCTCGACAAGATCAAAAAATCCGCGGACCTGGTCTACGCGCAGCTCGCGAAGCTCGTCCCCGACCCGCTCCAGCTCGAGGTCGCGAAGACGATGATGTGCGTGACGCGCTTCATGCACTTCGAGGGCCGTCCGCTGCTCGAGGCGCTGCCAGCGGCGGTCGACGACATCGAGGACTACGAGTGGCACGAGGGCGAGGTCCTCGGCGGCACCGTGCTCGGCTGGAACTTCGGCGACGGCCACCTGAACGGCGAGCAGCTGCTGCGCGCGATCCGGCCGATCTGCGGCTTCGAGGAGGGCGAGGTGCGCGTGGTCTCGATCGAGTCGCAGCCGCTGTTCGGCTCGACCATGCACTGGCGCGTCCTCGATCCTGTGCGCGGCGTGGTCGCCGAGGGTGAGACCAGGCTCGCCGACTGGCTCGACGCCCAGCCGTACCCGACCGGCAAGTACGCCGCGGCGCTGCTGCGCGGCGGCCGCGCGATCGCGTAG
- a CDS encoding DUF3500 domain-containing protein — MTGALIATGAVAFAVAATPTPSDTASRLTAAAQSFLASLDAGQRKDVEYDFDDSERFDLRLAPIGLDGIALSDLDAEQRARARDLRAAALSEQGLRKVELIMSLENEVRQLEGERLIGLFTRFIRDPERYFTTIYGEPSTSEPWGFRFDGHHVSLNFTVVPGAPPASTPLFLGAQPRQVRQGWERAGLRVLAAEEDLARELYLSFDEAQRARATLPYESDRELFLGDVRFIDLSEPPKGLPRSEMNDEQKRLLDALLDVYIDNFPADVAAARRAEIDPAGRDAIHFAWAGSTEPGRGCYYRLQGPTLLLEFDDTVPGNDHIHTLWRDPRRDFGRDLLAEHRARAH; from the coding sequence TTGACGGGCGCGCTGATCGCGACGGGCGCCGTCGCTTTCGCTGTCGCCGCGACGCCGACGCCGAGCGACACCGCGAGCCGCCTGACGGCTGCGGCGCAGAGCTTCCTCGCGAGCCTCGACGCCGGACAGCGCAAGGACGTCGAGTACGACTTCGACGACAGCGAGCGCTTCGACCTGCGTCTCGCACCGATCGGCCTCGACGGCATCGCGCTCAGCGACCTCGACGCCGAGCAGCGCGCCCGCGCGCGCGACCTGCGTGCGGCCGCGCTCAGCGAGCAGGGCCTGCGCAAGGTCGAGCTCATCATGAGCCTCGAGAACGAGGTTCGTCAGCTCGAGGGCGAGCGGCTGATCGGGCTCTTCACGCGCTTCATCCGCGATCCCGAGCGCTACTTCACGACCATCTACGGCGAGCCGTCGACGAGCGAGCCGTGGGGCTTCCGCTTCGACGGCCACCACGTGTCGCTCAACTTCACGGTCGTCCCGGGTGCGCCGCCCGCGTCGACGCCGCTCTTCCTCGGCGCGCAGCCGCGCCAGGTGCGGCAAGGCTGGGAGCGCGCGGGTCTGCGCGTGCTCGCCGCGGAGGAGGATCTCGCGCGCGAGCTCTACCTCTCGTTCGACGAGGCGCAGCGCGCCCGCGCGACGCTGCCCTACGAGAGCGATCGCGAGCTCTTCCTCGGCGACGTGCGCTTCATCGACCTCTCCGAGCCGCCGAAGGGCTTGCCGCGCAGCGAGATGAACGACGAGCAGAAGCGCCTCCTCGACGCCTTGCTCGACGTCTACATCGACAACTTCCCGGCCGACGTCGCGGCGGCGCGCCGCGCCGAGATCGACCCCGCCGGGCGCGACGCGATCCACTTCGCCTGGGCGGGCAGCACCGAGCCTGGCCGTGGCTGCTACTACCGCTTGCAGGGCCCGACGCTGCTCCTCGAGTTCGACGACACCGTGCCCGGCAACGATCACATCCACACGCTGTGGCGCGATCCGCGGCGCGACTTCGGCCGCGACCTGCTCGCCGAGCACCGTGCCCGCGCGCACTGA
- a CDS encoding HAD family phosphatase, translating into MRIDAVLFDFGGVFMDSPFEAVRNFGERCGVGADRILELVFGRYDDDTDHPWHRLERGEITLEAARQAILELAAPHRVDLFEALGSMARAAVRDEMVEIARFARASGRRTAVVTNNVREFGHAWRAMLPVDELFDAVVDSHEIGMRKPNPRVFAYALERLGNVPCANAVFLDDFEGNVEAARRAGLHGIVVGPDWRRAVSELRALLEAESRR; encoded by the coding sequence ATGCGAATCGACGCGGTGCTCTTCGACTTCGGCGGCGTGTTCATGGACTCGCCGTTCGAAGCAGTCCGCAACTTCGGCGAGCGCTGCGGCGTCGGCGCGGACCGCATCCTCGAGCTGGTATTCGGCCGGTACGACGACGACACCGACCACCCGTGGCACCGGCTCGAGCGCGGTGAGATCACGCTCGAAGCCGCGCGCCAGGCGATCCTCGAGCTCGCCGCTCCGCACCGCGTCGACCTGTTCGAGGCGCTCGGCTCGATGGCGCGCGCCGCGGTGCGCGACGAGATGGTCGAGATCGCGCGCTTCGCTCGCGCGAGCGGCCGGCGCACGGCGGTGGTGACCAACAACGTGCGCGAGTTCGGCCACGCCTGGCGCGCGATGCTGCCGGTCGACGAGCTCTTCGACGCCGTCGTCGACTCGCACGAGATCGGCATGCGCAAGCCCAATCCGCGGGTCTTCGCCTACGCGCTTGAGCGCCTCGGCAACGTGCCGTGCGCGAACGCCGTCTTCCTCGACGACTTCGAGGGCAACGTCGAGGCCGCGCGACGCGCGGGCCTGCACGGCATCGTCGTCGGCCCCGACTGGCGCCGAGCGGTCAGCGAGCTGCGCGCGCTGCTCGAGGCGGAGTCGCGCCGCTAG
- a CDS encoding VOC family protein, protein MIGYVTIGTNDLERACKFYDALLGEIGVKQLMGLDRIKFYGRNMGESMLAVCTPYDGKPQSPGNGNMVAIPAGSRENVDRLYAKARELGATDEGAPGERMPVFYAGYVRDLDGNKLCFYEMKLG, encoded by the coding sequence ATGATCGGTTACGTCACCATCGGCACCAACGACCTCGAGCGCGCGTGCAAGTTCTACGACGCGCTGCTCGGCGAGATCGGCGTCAAGCAACTCATGGGGCTCGATCGCATCAAGTTCTACGGGCGGAACATGGGCGAATCGATGCTCGCCGTCTGCACGCCGTACGACGGCAAGCCGCAGAGTCCGGGCAACGGCAACATGGTCGCGATCCCGGCGGGCTCGCGCGAGAACGTCGACCGTCTCTACGCCAAGGCGAGAGAGCTCGGCGCGACCGACGAAGGCGCTCCGGGCGAGCGCATGCCGGTGTTCTACGCGGGGTACGTCCGCGACCTCGACGGCAACAAGCTCTGCTTCTACGAGATGAAGCTCGGCTGA
- a CDS encoding thioredoxin family protein, producing the protein MARRPRRGTIFLTVPTFVLLVLLAVLAPGAALAESSGAVSAEHVQVELVSDVTHVRPGEPVPVGLRFELEDGWHVYWANPGDSGLAPTVRWQLPEGTTVGELQWPYPERIAVGPLVNYGYEGEVLLPVEVTPPASLRDGDTLRLAARADWLVCKEDCIPGRADLTLELPVSGAPVERDWRWAGAFDEARAKLPRSTPVQARIEAEQHDDRIELRIADAPDGEIVFFPLDPDLIENAAPQPLTREGGVATLALTPSQQRREPATRLRGTLVAEHGFAPEGAPALAIDLPVRVAVATMQQDGATRAAAAAASSSSADDGALSLRLALVFAFLGGLLLNVMPCVFPVLSIKVLDFVRRAGDSAARLRLHGLVYAAGVLLSFWILAGALLALRAGGESLGWGFQLQSPAFVVAMIFLLFTLAASLLGVFDIGLGLTALAGRVGQGEGLAGSFATGVLATAVATPCTAPFMGPALGFAVTLPAGSALAVFTALGVGMALPYVVLCFVPGLLRLLPRPGAWLETFKQAMAFPLLATVVWLVWVLGLQAGVDAILGVLIGLLLLTVGLWVRARFAGLAQRNRRLALAVSVVLGFAGLATALALRDGVGGAAAVAADERGAEHDLYGNVWQPWSEAAVERLLASGTPVFVDFTAAWCLTCKVNEHVVFSSQEVRDAFAERGVALLRADWTSRDDTITRALASFGRSGVPLYVLYPESGAEPVILPSVLTRGIVLDALAQVGESRRAERPRSEPHQGGT; encoded by the coding sequence TTGGCTCGCAGGCCCCGCCGCGGCACGATCTTTTTGACCGTGCCGACGTTCGTCCTCCTCGTCCTGCTGGCCGTACTCGCGCCGGGTGCGGCCCTCGCCGAGAGCAGCGGAGCGGTCAGCGCGGAGCACGTGCAGGTCGAGCTGGTGTCCGACGTGACGCACGTGCGCCCCGGCGAGCCGGTCCCGGTCGGCCTGCGCTTCGAGCTCGAGGACGGCTGGCACGTCTACTGGGCCAACCCCGGCGACTCGGGCCTGGCGCCGACGGTGCGCTGGCAGCTCCCGGAGGGCACCACGGTCGGCGAGCTGCAGTGGCCGTACCCAGAGCGCATCGCCGTCGGGCCGCTCGTCAACTACGGCTACGAGGGCGAGGTGCTGCTGCCGGTCGAGGTGACGCCGCCCGCCTCGCTGCGCGACGGCGACACGCTGCGCCTCGCGGCGCGCGCCGACTGGCTCGTCTGCAAGGAGGACTGCATTCCCGGCCGCGCCGATCTGACGCTCGAGCTGCCGGTGTCGGGCGCGCCGGTCGAGCGCGACTGGCGCTGGGCGGGCGCCTTCGACGAGGCGCGCGCCAAGCTGCCGCGCAGCACTCCCGTGCAGGCGCGCATCGAGGCGGAGCAGCACGACGACCGCATCGAGCTCCGCATCGCCGACGCGCCAGACGGCGAGATCGTCTTCTTCCCGCTCGATCCGGACCTGATCGAGAACGCGGCGCCACAGCCGCTCACGCGCGAGGGCGGGGTCGCGACGCTCGCGCTGACGCCGTCGCAGCAGCGACGCGAGCCCGCCACGCGTCTGCGCGGCACGCTGGTCGCGGAGCACGGCTTCGCGCCCGAGGGCGCGCCCGCGCTCGCGATCGACCTGCCGGTGCGCGTCGCCGTCGCCACGATGCAGCAGGACGGCGCGACGCGCGCCGCGGCTGCCGCGGCTTCGTCGTCGTCGGCCGACGACGGCGCGCTCTCGCTGCGGCTCGCGCTCGTCTTCGCGTTCCTCGGCGGGCTCTTGCTGAACGTCATGCCGTGCGTCTTCCCCGTGCTGTCGATCAAGGTGCTGGACTTCGTCCGGCGCGCGGGCGACAGCGCGGCCCGGCTGCGCCTGCACGGGCTCGTCTACGCCGCGGGCGTGCTGCTCTCGTTCTGGATCCTCGCCGGGGCGCTGCTCGCGCTGCGCGCGGGCGGCGAGAGCCTCGGCTGGGGCTTCCAGCTGCAGTCGCCGGCGTTCGTCGTCGCGATGATCTTCCTGCTGTTCACGCTCGCCGCGAGCCTGCTCGGCGTGTTCGACATCGGTCTTGGCTTGACGGCGCTCGCGGGCCGCGTGGGGCAGGGCGAGGGGCTCGCAGGCTCCTTCGCGACCGGCGTGCTCGCGACCGCGGTCGCGACGCCGTGCACCGCCCCGTTCATGGGACCCGCGCTGGGCTTTGCGGTGACGCTGCCCGCAGGGAGCGCGCTCGCGGTGTTCACGGCGCTCGGGGTCGGCATGGCGCTGCCGTACGTCGTCCTGTGCTTCGTGCCCGGGCTGCTGCGTCTGCTGCCGCGGCCCGGCGCCTGGCTCGAGACCTTCAAGCAAGCGATGGCGTTTCCGCTGCTCGCGACCGTGGTCTGGCTGGTGTGGGTGCTCGGCCTGCAGGCCGGCGTCGACGCGATCCTCGGCGTCCTGATCGGCCTTCTGCTCTTGACGGTCGGGCTCTGGGTGCGCGCGCGCTTCGCCGGGCTCGCGCAGCGCAACCGCCGTCTGGCGCTCGCGGTGTCGGTCGTCCTCGGGTTTGCCGGGCTCGCGACGGCGCTCGCGCTGCGCGACGGTGTCGGCGGCGCGGCGGCGGTCGCGGCCGACGAGCGTGGCGCCGAGCACGACCTCTACGGCAACGTCTGGCAGCCGTGGTCCGAAGCCGCGGTGGAGCGGCTGCTCGCGTCCGGCACGCCGGTGTTCGTCGACTTCACCGCGGCGTGGTGCTTGACGTGCAAGGTCAACGAGCACGTCGTCTTCAGCTCGCAGGAGGTGCGCGACGCGTTCGCCGAGCGTGGCGTCGCGCTGCTGCGCGCGGACTGGACGTCGCGCGACGACACGATCACGCGCGCGCTGGCGTCGTTCGGCCGCAGCGGCGTGCCGCTCTACGTGCTCTATCCGGAGAGCGGCGCGGAGCCCGTGATCCTGCCGTCGGTGCTGACGCGCGGGATCGTGCTCGACGCGCTGGCGCAGGTCGGCGAGTCCCGGCGGGCCGAGCGTCCGCGGAGCGAGCCACACCAAGGAGGCACATGA
- the gdhA gene encoding NADP-specific glutamate dehydrogenase, whose translation MAMALEEQLEAIYLQVKARNPGEDEFHQAVREVLESLGPVLVKYPEFAEKKIIELICEPERQIIFRVPWQDDRNEIHINRGFRVEFNSAMGPYKGGLRFHPSVYLGIIKFLGFEQLFKNALTGMPIGGAKGGSDFDPKGRSDNEVMRFCQSFMTELYRHLGEHTDVPAGDIGVGAREIGYLFGQYKRITNRHESGVLTGKGVDWGGSLVRKEATGYGAVYFLREMLKVRNEDLEGKVCIVSGSGNVAIYTIEKLQQLGAKVIACSDSDGVVVDEEGIDLDLVKRLKEVERRRISEYAQVRTKAHYIAGGNIWKVPCQIAMPSATQNELNGKDARVLLKNGCIAVAEGANMPCTPEAVRLFLDAGIAFGPGKAANAGGVATSALEMQQNASRDSWTFEYTESRLDEIMTRIHTTTYETAEEFGFPGNYVVGANIAGFLKVARAMVAHGLV comes from the coding sequence GTGGCGATGGCGCTGGAAGAGCAGCTCGAAGCGATCTACCTGCAGGTCAAGGCGCGCAATCCCGGCGAGGACGAGTTCCACCAGGCGGTCCGGGAGGTCCTCGAGTCCCTCGGGCCGGTGCTCGTCAAGTATCCCGAGTTCGCCGAGAAGAAGATCATCGAGCTGATCTGCGAGCCCGAGCGGCAGATCATCTTTCGCGTCCCCTGGCAGGACGACCGCAACGAGATCCACATCAACCGCGGCTTCCGCGTCGAGTTCAACAGCGCGATGGGCCCGTACAAGGGCGGCCTGCGCTTCCACCCGTCGGTCTACCTCGGGATCATCAAGTTCCTGGGCTTCGAGCAGCTCTTCAAGAACGCGCTCACCGGCATGCCGATCGGCGGCGCCAAGGGCGGCTCGGACTTCGATCCGAAGGGGCGCTCGGACAACGAGGTGATGCGCTTCTGCCAGAGCTTCATGACCGAGCTCTACCGTCACCTCGGCGAGCACACCGACGTCCCGGCGGGCGACATCGGCGTCGGCGCGCGCGAGATCGGCTACCTGTTCGGCCAGTACAAGCGGATCACCAATCGTCACGAGTCCGGCGTGCTGACCGGCAAGGGCGTCGACTGGGGCGGCTCACTCGTGCGCAAGGAGGCGACCGGCTACGGCGCCGTGTACTTCCTGCGCGAGATGCTGAAGGTCCGGAACGAAGATCTCGAGGGGAAGGTTTGCATCGTCTCGGGCTCCGGCAACGTCGCGATCTACACCATCGAGAAGCTGCAGCAGCTCGGCGCCAAGGTGATCGCGTGCTCGGACTCCGACGGCGTCGTCGTCGACGAGGAGGGCATCGACCTCGATCTCGTCAAGCGCCTCAAGGAGGTCGAGCGTAGGCGCATCTCCGAGTACGCGCAGGTGCGCACCAAGGCGCACTACATCGCCGGCGGCAACATCTGGAAGGTGCCCTGCCAGATCGCGATGCCGTCCGCGACGCAGAACGAGCTCAACGGCAAGGACGCGCGCGTGCTGCTCAAGAACGGCTGCATCGCGGTCGCGGAGGGCGCGAACATGCCGTGCACGCCCGAAGCCGTGCGGCTCTTCCTCGACGCCGGCATCGCCTTCGGACCCGGCAAGGCGGCGAACGCCGGCGGGGTCGCGACCTCGGCGCTCGAGATGCAGCAGAACGCGAGCCGCGACTCCTGGACCTTCGAGTACACCGAGAGCCGGCTCGACGAGATCATGACGCGCATCCACACCACGACCTACGAGACCGCCGAGGAGTTCGGCTTCCCCGGCAACTACGTGGTGGGCGCCAACATCGCGGGCTTCCTGAAGGTCGCGCGCGCGATGGTCGCGCATGGGTTGGTGTGA
- a CDS encoding serine hydrolase domain-containing protein has translation MRPEVGHARGERLARPLLRVAVALLVASLALAACGPSSGGEASRASCDPAQTAAIAAAFADETVPYEVGAVAMVKDACGKRYFTRGASTDVPEDALHLVGSVTKTYIASLVLLLVEDGSLSLSDPVTRWIPDVPGGDAVQVEHLLNHTSGIFNYTSDETYLLDTLSRRVYTPRELLDIAFSRPPSFVAGEPGKWEYSNTNYVILGMIVEGVTGRPVAQVLRERILEPIGASATFFDGEEPLVGDVAYGESFLGTNGATFLHPSASWCAGNMVSTIGDLVDWTEMRGSGSFHSAAMQAVLTDGVPTPPSPETPWRSQFTYGAALVMVDEEALDGNGPALGHGGDTVGYHTLAYYFPETQVTIAVIVDSDKGPGQGYPFGPTYLGDLYQAVVDAYFGMQRR, from the coding sequence ATGCGCCCCGAGGTTGGCCACGCGCGCGGTGAACGCCTCGCACGACCGCTGCTGCGCGTGGCGGTCGCCCTGCTCGTGGCGTCGCTCGCGCTCGCGGCGTGCGGGCCGAGCAGCGGCGGCGAAGCGTCGCGAGCCAGCTGCGACCCCGCGCAGACGGCGGCGATCGCGGCGGCGTTCGCGGACGAAACCGTGCCGTACGAGGTCGGCGCGGTCGCGATGGTCAAGGACGCGTGCGGGAAGCGCTACTTCACGCGCGGCGCCTCGACCGACGTGCCGGAGGACGCGCTGCACCTCGTCGGCAGCGTGACCAAGACCTACATCGCGTCGCTCGTCCTGCTGCTCGTCGAGGACGGCAGCCTGTCGCTCTCCGATCCCGTGACGCGCTGGATCCCGGACGTCCCCGGCGGCGACGCGGTGCAGGTCGAGCATCTGCTCAACCACACGAGCGGCATCTTCAACTACACGAGCGACGAGACCTACCTGCTCGACACCCTGAGCCGTCGCGTCTACACGCCGCGCGAGCTGCTCGACATCGCCTTCAGCCGACCGCCGTCCTTCGTCGCCGGCGAGCCGGGGAAGTGGGAGTACTCGAACACCAACTACGTGATCCTCGGAATGATCGTCGAGGGCGTCACCGGAAGGCCAGTCGCGCAGGTGCTGCGCGAGCGCATCCTCGAGCCGATCGGCGCCAGCGCGACGTTCTTCGACGGCGAGGAGCCGCTCGTCGGCGACGTCGCGTACGGCGAGTCGTTTCTCGGCACGAACGGCGCGACGTTCCTCCACCCGAGCGCGTCGTGGTGCGCGGGCAACATGGTCTCGACGATCGGCGACCTGGTCGACTGGACCGAGATGCGCGGCAGCGGCTCGTTCCACTCGGCCGCCATGCAGGCCGTGCTCACCGATGGCGTGCCCACGCCGCCGTCGCCGGAGACGCCGTGGCGTTCGCAGTTCACCTACGGCGCGGCGCTCGTGATGGTCGACGAGGAAGCGCTCGACGGCAACGGTCCGGCGCTCGGCCACGGCGGCGACACCGTCGGCTACCACACGCTCGCGTACTACTTCCCGGAGACGCAGGTGACGATCGCGGTGATCGTCGACAGCGACAAGGGGCCCGGACAAGGCTACCCGTTCGGCCCGACCTACCTCGGCGACCTCTACCAGGCCGTGGTGGACGCCTACTTCGGCATGCAGCGTCGTTAG
- a CDS encoding thioredoxin family protein, whose protein sequence is MRTNRRMLLTSALATLVLFATHGRADAAAVVGQPAPAFTLTDTNGKQHSLADFKGKYVVLEWVNHECPFVKKHYGSGNMQSLQKKYVDQGVVWLSINSSAPGKQGNYPPEKWNEITTEVKAVPTAVLLDPDGTVGRAYGAKTTPHMYIIDPEGTLIYAGGIDDKPSTDPDDIPKAKNYVDLALTEALSGQPVAIASTTPYGCSVKY, encoded by the coding sequence ATGCGAACCAACCGAAGGATGCTCTTGACGAGCGCGCTCGCGACGCTCGTCCTCTTTGCGACGCACGGACGCGCCGACGCCGCGGCGGTGGTCGGACAGCCTGCGCCGGCCTTCACCCTGACCGACACCAACGGCAAGCAGCACTCGCTCGCCGACTTCAAGGGCAAGTACGTGGTGCTCGAGTGGGTCAACCACGAGTGCCCCTTCGTCAAGAAGCACTACGGCAGCGGCAACATGCAGAGCCTGCAGAAGAAGTACGTCGACCAGGGCGTCGTCTGGCTGTCGATCAACTCGTCGGCGCCGGGCAAGCAGGGTAACTACCCGCCCGAGAAGTGGAACGAGATCACCACCGAGGTGAAGGCGGTGCCGACCGCCGTGCTGCTCGATCCGGACGGCACCGTCGGCCGCGCGTACGGCGCGAAGACGACGCCGCACATGTACATCATCGATCCGGAGGGAACGCTGATCTACGCGGGCGGCATCGACGACAAGCCGTCGACCGATCCGGACGACATCCCCAAGGCGAAAAACTACGTCGACCTCGCGCTCACCGAAGCGCTGTCCGGGCAGCCGGTCGCGATCGCGAGCACCACGCCGTACGGCTGCTCCGTCAAGTACTAG
- a CDS encoding carotenoid oxygenase family protein, translating into MARQRESEVNPFLQGNFAPWRMEGDAPDLEVIGELPRELVGTYYRNGPNPAYEPLGRYHWFDGDGMVHAIRIEDGRAHYRNRWVASEGLKEERAAGRALYPGLLELGKGESLKFKVTANTNIVFHARRLLALVESSLPTELDARTLETLGLYDFAGRLSGPMTAHPKLDPVTGEMLFFGYSPFPPYLQYYVVDRDGALVHAEPIDLAWPSMIHDFAVTERHTVFLLCPIVFDLEKIAQHGSPFSWQPERGTRIGVMPRRGRSEDVRWLETDPCYVFHPLNAYDDGDQVVLDVHRYEQLLFLSPQAARDPQWRDSQVARLHRFRLDPTAGTVRSEPLDDHEGEFPRVDERLVGRKHRFGYFAATGPEGNTSLLPEFTAVAKIDLERGGRVELRPHGAGNGCGEPIFIPRRPDAEEDDGWVMYLAYDRERNASELLLLDARDFTGEPVARVRLPHRVPYGFHGNWVDGTSAAS; encoded by the coding sequence ATGGCAAGGCAGCGTGAGTCGGAGGTCAACCCGTTCCTGCAGGGCAACTTCGCGCCGTGGCGCATGGAGGGCGACGCCCCCGACCTGGAGGTGATCGGCGAGCTGCCGCGCGAGCTCGTCGGCACGTACTACCGCAACGGCCCCAACCCCGCGTACGAGCCGCTCGGGCGCTACCACTGGTTCGACGGCGACGGGATGGTGCACGCGATCCGCATCGAGGACGGCCGCGCACACTACCGCAACCGCTGGGTGGCAAGCGAAGGATTGAAGGAGGAGCGCGCGGCCGGACGTGCGCTCTACCCCGGCCTGCTCGAGCTCGGCAAGGGCGAGTCGCTGAAGTTCAAGGTCACGGCGAACACCAACATCGTCTTTCACGCCCGCCGGCTGCTCGCGCTGGTCGAGAGCTCGCTGCCGACGGAGCTCGACGCTCGCACGCTCGAGACGCTGGGACTCTACGACTTCGCCGGCCGGCTCTCGGGACCGATGACCGCGCACCCGAAGCTCGATCCGGTGACGGGCGAGATGCTCTTCTTCGGCTACTCGCCCTTCCCGCCCTACCTCCAGTACTACGTCGTCGATCGCGACGGCGCGCTCGTGCACGCGGAGCCGATCGATCTCGCGTGGCCCTCGATGATCCACGACTTCGCGGTCACCGAGCGCCACACCGTCTTCCTGCTCTGCCCGATCGTCTTCGACCTCGAGAAGATCGCGCAGCACGGCTCGCCGTTCTCCTGGCAGCCCGAGCGCGGCACGCGCATCGGCGTCATGCCGCGGCGCGGACGCAGCGAGGACGTGCGCTGGCTCGAGACGGATCCCTGCTACGTCTTCCACCCGCTGAACGCCTACGACGACGGCGATCAGGTGGTGCTCGACGTCCACCGCTACGAGCAGCTCCTCTTCTTGAGCCCGCAGGCCGCGCGCGATCCGCAGTGGCGCGACTCGCAGGTCGCCCGCCTGCACCGCTTCCGGCTCGATCCGACGGCCGGCACCGTGCGCTCGGAGCCGCTCGACGACCACGAGGGCGAGTTCCCGCGCGTCGACGAGCGCCTGGTCGGACGCAAGCACCGCTTCGGCTACTTCGCGGCGACCGGCCCGGAGGGCAACACGTCGTTGCTGCCGGAGTTCACCGCGGTCGCGAAGATCGACCTCGAGCGCGGCGGCCGCGTGGAGCTGCGTCCGCACGGTGCGGGCAACGGCTGCGGCGAGCCGATCTTCATCCCGCGCCGTCCCGACGCCGAGGAGGACGACGGCTGGGTGATGTACCTCGCCTACGACCGCGAGCGGAACGCGAGCGAGCTCCTCCTGCTCGACGCGCGCGACTTCACCGGCGAGCCGGTGGCGCGGGTGCGGCTGCCGCACCGCGTGCCGTACGGCTTCCACGGCAACTGGGTCGACGGGACGTCGGCGGCGAGCTGA